GAAAAAATCCGGTTCGGACCGGCCATTAATTTTGTCGTGGGAGGAGAGAACAGGCGGGAAGGAAAGAGTGTTGCCGATAGCGGTCTGATGCGACTTGCCGCCGGAGGAGAGTTATATTATGCCCGCATTGACCGTATGATTATCTCATTGGCCGCCTATCAGGATCTGCTGACGCGCAATAGTAATTCCGGCATTCTGGTCATGAGCCGCTTCGCCATAGATTTTTAACAGATTGGTCCTCATGCCGGGTATAGGCGGTTGGCTGCCCGACTACACTTCATCTGTGGCGATTTCATGTTTTTCCAGGCGCCGCCGGAAGGTGTAATAATTCATCCCCAGCATCGTTGCGGTCTTCATGCGCTTGCCGCCGCAGAAGCGGAGCGCCTCCTCCAGCGACCATTTTTCCAGCGCATTGATGCCGCAGGGGAAGGGCGGCGGCGTCGACTGACCGTTGCCGGCGGGGAGGGCGACGGCGACAGGGGCTTTGTCCGCCCCACCAATCTCTTCCGGCCCGATGACCTTCCCCGCATTTAACGCCGCGCGGCGCATCACACTCTTTAACTGGCGGACGTTCCCCGGCCAGGGCATGTTGCAGAGGTGGCGGCACGCCTCATCGTCGAGGAGAGGAATATCGCGATCGAGTTCATCGCAGGTTTCACGAAGGAACTTGAGTGCCAGCGGCACGATCGTCTCCGTTGCTTCCCGCAAAGGGGGTAGGGTAATGGTGACGTCGGCGAGGCGGTAGTAGAGGTCTTCACGAAAGTGACCGGCCATGGATTCTTCTTTGAGGTTGCGGTTGCTGGCGCTGATGATCCGCATATCGACCTGCTTCTCCGTGCTGCTGCCGACCGGTATAAACTTTTTCTCTTCGATAAAGCGCAGCAACTTAGCTTGGAGGGGGAGGGGACAGGCATCGATATCATCGAGAAAAAGCGTCCCCCCCTGGGCAGACTCCACCAGACCGGCGCGGGTCCGATCGGCGCCGGTGAAGGCGCCCTTGAGGTGGCCGAAGAGCTCACTTTCGGCCAGGTGCAGAGGCAGGGCACCGAGCTGAACCGCAACAAAGGGTCTTTCCCGGCGCGGGCTCAATTGGTGAATAATGCTGGCGAGGCGTGATTTTCCACTGCCGGTCTCGCCTTCCAGGAGGACATTAAAGGAGGTTCTGGCGACACGCGCAGCCTGCTCTGCCACTCCCTGCTGAGCCGGGGTGCTCCCGAGTTGGAACTTCAGCGTCGCGACCAGTTCGTCCGAGAGTCCCTGAATCTCGCGGCGTTGCAACACCGGCAGGGCAACCCTGGCAATGACGGCGAGGAGTTCATCGGTATCGACCGGTTTGCGGACGAAAGCGGCGGCCTGAAGTTCGATAGCCTTGAGCAGATAATCGGTCTCGGTGAAGGCGCTGCAAAAAATCAGCGGCGTATCAGGCGCCAGTTTTTTCATCTGCACCGCCAGTTCGAGCCCGTCCATCACCGGCATGCGGATATCGCTGAGCACTAGGTCGGGGCGCTCGGAAGCGATCAGGTTTAGGGCTTCGCGGCCATGGCGGGCCGGGATGACACGGCCGCAGTAGAGTTCGAGAAAGGAGACGGTCTCGCGCCGTAGTTCATCTTCATCCTCGACTAGCAGGAGGGTGAGGAGTTTCAGCTCGCTCATACTGGTCTCCTTAAGGGGAGTTCGATCCGGAAGGTGGTGGCGCCGGCCTCCCCTGACAACAGGCTTAGATGCCCCCCCAGGCTCTCGTTGACGATCATCTTCGACATATAGAGACCG
The Deltaproteobacteria bacterium HGW-Deltaproteobacteria-4 DNA segment above includes these coding regions:
- a CDS encoding sigma-54-dependent Fis family transcriptional regulator encodes the protein MSELKLLTLLLVEDEDELRRETVSFLELYCGRVIPARHGREALNLIASERPDLVLSDIRMPVMDGLELAVQMKKLAPDTPLIFCSAFTETDYLLKAIELQAAAFVRKPVDTDELLAVIARVALPVLQRREIQGLSDELVATLKFQLGSTPAQQGVAEQAARVARTSFNVLLEGETGSGKSRLASIIHQLSPRRERPFVAVQLGALPLHLAESELFGHLKGAFTGADRTRAGLVESAQGGTLFLDDIDACPLPLQAKLLRFIEEKKFIPVGSSTEKQVDMRIISASNRNLKEESMAGHFREDLYYRLADVTITLPPLREATETIVPLALKFLRETCDELDRDIPLLDDEACRHLCNMPWPGNVRQLKSVMRRAALNAGKVIGPEEIGGADKAPVAVALPAGNGQSTPPPFPCGINALEKWSLEEALRFCGGKRMKTATMLGMNYYTFRRRLEKHEIATDEV